In Deinococcus aerius, the following proteins share a genomic window:
- a CDS encoding HAMP domain-containing protein, with translation TVNTMADQLNAFASEVTRVAREVGTEGKLGGQADVRGVGGTWKDLTDNVNFMAGNLTNQVRNIADVTTAVANGDLSRKITADAKGEILELKNTINTMVDQLNSFAGEVTRVAREVGTEGRLGGQADVRGVGGTWKDLTDNVNSMASNLTNQVRNIAFVTTAVANGDLSKKITADAQGEILDLKNTINTMVDQLNAFASEVTRVAREVGTEGK, from the coding sequence ACCGTCAACACGATGGCCGATCAGCTCAACGCCTTCGCCTCCGAGGTGACCCGCGTGGCGCGCGAGGTGGGCACGGAAGGCAAGCTGGGTGGTCAGGCCGACGTGCGTGGGGTCGGCGGAACGTGGAAAGACCTGACCGACAACGTCAACTTCATGGCGGGCAATCTCACCAACCAGGTGCGGAACATCGCGGATGTCACGACGGCGGTGGCGAATGGTGACCTCAGCCGCAAGATTACCGCCGATGCCAAGGGTGAGATTCTGGAGCTGAAGAACACGATCAACACGATGGTGGACCAGCTCAACAGCTTCGCGGGCGAGGTCACCCGTGTGGCGCGTGAGGTGGGCACCGAGGGTCGTCTCGGCGGGCAGGCCGACGTACGCGGCGTCGGCGGCACCTGGAAGGACCTCACCGACAACGTCAACTCGATGGCGTCGAACCTCACCAACCAGGTGCGGAACATCGCCTTCGTCACGACGGCGGTGGCGAATGGCGACCTGAGCAAGAAGATCACCGCCGATGCCCAGGGCGAGATTCTGGACCTCAAGAACACGATCAACACGATGGTGGACCAGCTCAACGCCTTCGCCTCCGAGGTGACCCGGGTGGCGCGCGAGGTGGGCACGGAAGGCAAG